From the Nodularia sp. NIES-3585 genome, one window contains:
- the leuS gene encoding leucine--tRNA ligase has translation MDSRYNPADIEEKWQQTWAELGLDKTPANSDKPKFYALSMFPYPSGSLHMGHVRNYTITDVIARLKRMQGYRVLHPMGWDAFGLPAENAAIDRGVPPAKWTYQNIAQMRQQLQRLGLAIDWDSELATCSPDYYKWTQWIFLQFWQAGLAYQKEAAVNWDPVDQTVIANEQVDNEGRSWRSGAKVERKLLRQWFLKITDYAEELLSDLEKLTGWPERVKLMQANWIGKSTGAYLEFPVVGMDEKIAVYTTRPDTVYGVSYLVLAPEHPLTQVVTTPEQKTAVAAFIQEVSQQSELERTAEDKPKRGIPTGGKAINPFTGEEVPIWIADYVLYEYGTGAVMGVPAHDVRDFKFARVYDLPIEFVIAAPDDVANFDLTPTTETDEITKLIKLDYNEAYTEPGTLINSGSFTGMNSTDAKAAIIKYAEEQSFGKLRIQYRLRDWLISRQRYWGAPIPVIHCPNCGIVPVPDEDLPVKLPEEVELTGRGGSPLTQLESWVNVPCPTCGTPAKRETDTMDTFIDSSWYFLRYPDAKNEQQVFDPAKTNDWMPVDQYVGGIEHAILHLLYSRFFTKVLRDRGLLNFDEPFQRLLTQGMVQGLTYMNPNKGGKDKWVPSNLVNVADPRDPQTGEPLQRLYATMSKSKGNGVAPEDVISKYGVDTARMFILFKAPPEKDLEWDDADVEGQFRFLNRVWRLVTDYAKAGVSRKKAQLSDLSKAEKELRRAVHTAIQAVTEDLEDEYQLNTAVSELMKLSNALTDADCKNSPIYAEGIQTLVMMLAPFAPHIADELWQSLGNSNSIHSQTWPAFDPAALVADEITLVIQINGKKRADIEVPAQANKAELEKYARESELVQRYIEGKEIKKVIVVPGRLVNFVVV, from the coding sequence GTGGATTCCCGATATAACCCAGCAGACATTGAGGAAAAATGGCAACAAACATGGGCAGAACTTGGCTTAGATAAAACACCTGCAAATAGCGACAAGCCGAAATTCTACGCTCTCTCCATGTTCCCCTACCCATCGGGCAGCCTCCACATGGGTCACGTCCGTAATTACACAATTACCGATGTGATTGCACGCCTCAAGCGAATGCAAGGGTATAGGGTACTGCACCCAATGGGTTGGGATGCCTTTGGTTTGCCAGCAGAAAACGCCGCCATTGACCGAGGAGTTCCCCCTGCTAAGTGGACTTATCAAAATATTGCCCAAATGCGGCAGCAATTGCAGCGTCTGGGTTTAGCTATCGATTGGGATAGCGAACTTGCTACTTGTTCACCAGATTATTACAAGTGGACGCAATGGATTTTCTTGCAATTCTGGCAAGCAGGTTTAGCTTATCAAAAAGAAGCAGCAGTAAATTGGGACCCCGTTGACCAAACTGTTATAGCCAACGAGCAAGTTGATAACGAAGGACGTTCTTGGCGCAGTGGGGCAAAAGTTGAACGGAAATTATTACGGCAGTGGTTTTTAAAGATTACCGATTACGCCGAAGAATTGCTCAGTGATTTAGAGAAATTAACAGGTTGGCCAGAACGGGTCAAGTTAATGCAAGCTAATTGGATTGGTAAATCCACAGGCGCTTATTTAGAATTTCCTGTAGTGGGGATGGATGAAAAAATTGCTGTCTACACCACACGCCCAGATACAGTTTATGGTGTCAGCTATCTGGTATTAGCACCAGAACATCCTTTAACCCAAGTTGTCACCACCCCAGAACAAAAAACAGCCGTAGCAGCTTTTATTCAAGAAGTTTCTCAGCAAAGCGAGTTAGAACGTACCGCCGAAGATAAACCCAAGCGGGGTATCCCCACAGGTGGCAAAGCCATCAATCCCTTTACCGGGGAAGAAGTGCCAATTTGGATTGCCGATTATGTACTGTATGAATATGGTACGGGCGCAGTCATGGGTGTACCGGCTCATGATGTGCGAGATTTTAAATTTGCCCGTGTTTATGATTTACCCATTGAGTTTGTGATTGCTGCGCCTGATGATGTAGCAAATTTTGATTTAACGCCAACAACAGAAACAGATGAAATTACAAAACTGATTAAACTTGACTACAACGAGGCATATACTGAGCCAGGAACTTTAATTAATTCTGGGTCTTTTACAGGCATGAATTCCACAGATGCCAAAGCCGCCATCATTAAATATGCTGAAGAACAAAGTTTTGGCAAACTGAGAATCCAATATCGCTTAAGGGATTGGTTAATTTCCCGACAACGTTATTGGGGCGCACCCATACCAGTAATTCACTGCCCAAATTGTGGAATAGTCCCAGTCCCAGATGAGGATTTGCCAGTTAAGTTACCAGAAGAGGTGGAATTAACTGGACGGGGTGGTTCACCTTTGACTCAGTTAGAAAGTTGGGTAAATGTTCCTTGTCCCACTTGCGGTACTCCAGCGAAGCGAGAAACCGATACGATGGATACTTTCATTGATTCCTCGTGGTATTTCTTGCGCTATCCTGATGCAAAAAATGAGCAACAGGTATTTGACCCAGCTAAAACTAATGACTGGATGCCAGTAGACCAGTATGTGGGTGGCATTGAACACGCCATTTTACACTTGTTATATTCCAGATTCTTTACTAAAGTCCTGCGGGATAGAGGCTTATTAAACTTTGATGAACCCTTTCAACGCCTGTTAACTCAAGGTATGGTACAGGGTTTAACTTACATGAATCCCAATAAGGGCGGTAAAGATAAATGGGTTCCCTCTAATTTGGTGAATGTAGCCGATCCCCGTGACCCCCAGACAGGTGAACCATTGCAGCGCCTGTATGCCACCATGTCTAAATCTAAGGGCAATGGTGTAGCACCAGAAGACGTAATTAGTAAGTATGGTGTAGACACGGCGCGGATGTTTATCTTATTCAAAGCACCCCCTGAAAAAGACCTGGAATGGGATGATGCCGATGTCGAAGGGCAATTTCGCTTTTTAAATCGGGTATGGCGCTTGGTGACAGATTATGCTAAGGCTGGGGTATCACGTAAGAAAGCCCAACTCTCTGATTTGAGTAAGGCAGAAAAGGAATTACGGCGGGCAGTTCACACGGCTATTCAAGCTGTGACCGAGGATTTGGAAGACGAATATCAATTGAATACAGCCGTTTCGGAATTGATGAAGTTAAGTAATGCCCTCACTGATGCTGACTGCAAAAATTCACCAATTTATGCGGAAGGTATTCAGACTTTAGTAATGATGTTAGCGCCTTTTGCCCCACACATTGCTGATGAATTATGGCAGTCATTGGGTAATAGTAACTCCATCCACTCTCAAACTTGGCCAGCTTTTGATCCGGCTGCTTTAGTAGCTGACGAAATTACTTTGGTAATTCAGATTAACGGTAAAAAGCGTGCTGATATTGAAGTTCCCGCACAGGCTAACAAAGCCGAGTTGGAGAAATACGCCCGTGAATCTGAATTAGTTCAGCGTTACATTGAGGGTAAGGAAATTAAAAAGGTGATTGTGGTTCCTGGACGATTGGTGAATTTTGTAGTCGTTTAA
- a CDS encoding MarR family winged helix-turn-helix transcriptional regulator, whose product MPSSSPNADFLQQWQNALAPYNLGYKVKLVSQLIYRDFLERLEPYGLTPFHYLVLCCLWEEDGLSTSGIADKLKQLGATLTGVVDRMEERHLVYRERDSGDRRIVRIWLTDEGKRLMKILPSVGAETINKATEGISEVEQEAVLKTLEQIVHNLL is encoded by the coding sequence ATGCCTAGCTCATCCCCAAATGCTGATTTTCTGCAACAATGGCAAAATGCCCTAGCGCCTTACAATTTAGGGTACAAAGTCAAACTGGTATCCCAGTTGATTTATCGGGATTTCCTAGAGCGGCTAGAACCCTATGGGTTGACTCCATTTCACTACCTCGTCTTGTGTTGTTTGTGGGAAGAGGATGGTCTTTCAACCTCTGGAATCGCTGACAAGCTCAAGCAATTGGGCGCAACCCTCACCGGAGTAGTGGATCGGATGGAGGAGCGTCACCTGGTTTATCGAGAGCGTGATTCTGGCGATCGCCGTATTGTCCGAATTTGGCTCACCGACGAAGGAAAGCGGCTGATGAAAATTTTACCGTCTGTAGGTGCAGAAACGATTAATAAAGCCACTGAAGGCATCTCAGAGGTAGAACAAGAAGCTGTATTGAAAACATTGGAGCAAATCGTCCACAACCTGCTTTAA
- a CDS encoding LysE family translocator — protein sequence MTFNTIFALFSAMVVLASIPSLSVLTVCTRSAASGFIHGVFTTIGIVLGDIIFIIIAIWGLSLLAETMGNLFFLIKYLGGAYLIFLGVGLCRSKSKDVQTEEVVKSSLLSSFMAGLSITLADQKATLFYLGFFPAFLDISNISYLDTSIIIATATVAVGGVKLIYAFMADRARLLFNPKTRKGINIAAGCIMIAVGVFLITKA from the coding sequence ATGACATTTAACACGATTTTTGCCTTATTCAGTGCGATGGTTGTTTTGGCTTCTATTCCCAGCCTTAGTGTATTGACTGTCTGCACAAGATCAGCCGCATCTGGATTTATTCATGGTGTTTTCACAACCATAGGCATAGTGCTTGGTGACATAATTTTCATCATCATCGCCATTTGGGGTTTGTCGCTACTGGCTGAAACAATGGGGAATCTATTTTTCTTAATCAAATACCTTGGTGGGGCTTATCTGATATTTTTAGGCGTAGGGTTATGTAGGTCAAAATCAAAGGATGTGCAGACGGAAGAAGTTGTTAAATCCTCTTTGCTGTCCAGTTTTATGGCTGGATTGTCTATTACTTTAGCAGACCAAAAAGCGACCTTATTTTATCTGGGGTTTTTCCCAGCTTTCCTTGATATTTCTAATATATCTTATCTTGATACCAGCATTATAATCGCAACTGCCACAGTGGCCGTAGGCGGTGTAAAACTGATTTATGCATTCATGGCTGACAGAGCTAGATTGCTGTTTAATCCTAAAACTAGAAAAGGAATAAACATTGCTGCTGGCTGTATCATGATTGCTGTGGGAGTCTTTTTAATCACAAAAGCTTAA
- the uvrB gene encoding excinuclease ABC subunit UvrB produces MTGFCLQAPFIPTGDQPQAIAQLTSSIQSGNRYQTLLGATGTGKTFSIAAVIEKVGRPTLVLAHNKTLAAQLCNELREFFPHNAVEYFVSYYDYYQPEAYIPVSDTYIEKTSSINDEIDMLRHSATRSLFERRDVIVVASISCIYGLGIPSEYLKAAIPFQIGMEVNQRQILRDLASVQYSRNDIEMGRGRFRVRGDVLEIGPAYEDRIIRVEFFGDEIDAIRYIDPVTGEIIRSLEAVNVYPARHFVTPQERLEIACDEIAFELKQQQAELEQAGKLLEAQRIDQRTRYDLEMLREVGFCNGVENYSRHLAGREAGAPPECLIDYFPKDWLLVIDESHVTVPQIRGMYNGDQARKKVLIEHGFRLPSAADNRPLKAEEFWQKVNQCIFVSATPGNWELEISEGHIADQIIRPTGVIDPEISVRPTEGQIDDLLGEIKDRVDLQERVLITTLTKRMAEDLTEYLQDHSIKVRYLHSEINSIERIEILQDLRAGKFDVLVGVNLLREGLDLPEVSLVVIMDADKEGFLRAERSLIQTIGRAARHIRGQAIMYADNMTGSMIKAIDETDRRRGIQMAYNRTHGITPQPIIKKSSNAILSFLDVSRRLNATDLKVVDEHIDELPLEEIPGLIGKLEAQMKDAAKKLEFEEAGKLRDRIKHLRDKMLGR; encoded by the coding sequence ATGACAGGATTTTGTCTTCAAGCTCCCTTTATTCCTACAGGCGACCAACCACAGGCGATCGCGCAACTAACCAGCAGTATCCAATCTGGCAACCGTTACCAAACTTTACTAGGTGCTACGGGAACAGGTAAGACATTTTCCATAGCCGCAGTCATTGAAAAAGTCGGTAGACCTACCTTGGTATTAGCCCATAATAAAACTTTGGCGGCACAACTGTGTAATGAATTGCGGGAATTCTTTCCTCATAACGCAGTTGAGTATTTTGTCAGCTACTACGATTACTATCAGCCAGAAGCCTATATTCCGGTTAGCGATACTTATATTGAAAAAACATCGTCGATTAATGATGAAATAGATATGTTGCGGCATTCAGCGACGCGATCGCTCTTTGAACGCCGTGATGTAATTGTAGTGGCTTCCATTAGCTGCATCTACGGTTTGGGGATTCCCTCAGAATACCTCAAAGCCGCCATTCCTTTCCAAATCGGGATGGAAGTCAACCAGCGCCAAATTTTACGAGATTTGGCATCAGTACAGTATAGCCGCAACGACATAGAAATGGGTCGGGGACGTTTTCGCGTCCGGGGTGATGTCTTAGAAATTGGTCCCGCCTACGAAGACCGCATCATCCGTGTAGAATTCTTTGGCGATGAAATCGACGCGATTCGCTACATTGACCCTGTAACGGGGGAAATTATCCGTAGTTTGGAAGCTGTAAACGTTTACCCAGCGCGTCACTTTGTCACCCCACAGGAACGCTTAGAGATAGCTTGTGATGAAATTGCGTTTGAATTAAAGCAGCAACAAGCAGAACTAGAACAAGCCGGAAAATTACTAGAAGCACAACGCATAGACCAACGCACACGTTATGACTTGGAAATGTTGCGCGAAGTTGGTTTCTGTAACGGCGTAGAGAACTATTCTCGCCACTTAGCAGGAAGAGAAGCCGGCGCACCGCCAGAGTGTTTAATTGATTATTTTCCTAAAGATTGGCTATTAGTTATAGATGAATCTCATGTGACAGTCCCACAAATTCGGGGGATGTATAACGGCGACCAAGCCAGAAAAAAAGTTTTAATTGAGCATGGATTTCGTCTTCCCAGTGCTGCTGATAACCGTCCGTTAAAAGCAGAGGAATTTTGGCAAAAAGTGAATCAGTGTATTTTTGTTTCCGCCACACCAGGAAATTGGGAATTAGAAATATCTGAAGGTCATATTGCTGATCAAATAATTCGACCGACTGGGGTAATTGACCCCGAAATTTCCGTGCGTCCGACAGAAGGACAAATTGATGATTTATTAGGGGAAATTAAAGACAGAGTTGATCTTCAAGAACGAGTGTTAATTACCACATTAACCAAGCGCATGGCGGAAGATTTGACTGAGTATCTGCAAGACCACAGTATAAAAGTGCGCTATTTGCATTCAGAGATTAATTCCATTGAGCGCATCGAGATTTTGCAAGATTTACGTGCGGGTAAATTTGATGTTTTGGTAGGGGTGAACTTGTTACGGGAAGGCTTAGACTTACCAGAAGTTTCCTTAGTAGTAATTATGGATGCAGATAAAGAAGGCTTTTTACGCGCCGAACGTTCCTTAATTCAAACTATTGGGAGAGCAGCACGGCACATTCGGGGACAAGCAATTATGTATGCTGATAATATGACAGGCAGCATGATTAAAGCCATTGATGAAACCGATAGAAGGCGGGGAATTCAGATGGCATATAACCGGACGCATGGGATCACACCGCAACCGATTATCAAGAAATCGAGTAATGCAATTTTATCTTTTTTAGATGTTTCGCGGCGATTAAATGCAACTGATTTAAAAGTGGTCGATGAACATATAGATGAATTGCCTTTAGAAGAAATTCCAGGGTTGATTGGCAAACTAGAAGCACAGATGAAAGATGCAGCGAAGAAATTGGAATTTGAAGAGGCGGGAAAATTGCGCGATCGCATTAAGCATCTGCGAGATAAAATGCTAGGACGTTAG
- a CDS encoding sterol desaturase family protein, with the protein MIDHSFGFYGIAFFGMILLRYFLVAGGTYLFFYSPAIQSLLNHNLRHRSPSWLSIQHDIKLSILSAGVFALAAAFIMSKYSAGITRLYTDYQQYGLWYLGVSYGVVLVLQDAYFYFMHRLFHHPSLFSWLHQGHHRSRHPTPWTSFAFDPLALFYASRERKIRSNPGI; encoded by the coding sequence TTGATAGACCACTCATTTGGGTTTTACGGCATCGCTTTCTTTGGAATGATTTTGTTACGGTATTTTCTGGTGGCAGGGGGAACCTATTTGTTCTTTTATTCACCAGCAATTCAATCTTTGCTTAATCACAATCTGCGGCATCGGTCTCCCTCCTGGCTATCCATTCAACACGATATTAAACTCTCTATTCTCTCAGCAGGGGTGTTTGCGCTGGCGGCAGCGTTCATCATGTCAAAATATAGTGCCGGCATCACCCGCTTATACACTGACTATCAACAGTATGGGCTGTGGTATTTAGGCGTGAGTTATGGCGTTGTGTTGGTTCTCCAGGATGCCTATTTCTATTTCATGCATCGATTATTTCACCACCCGTCACTCTTTTCGTGGTTACACCAGGGGCATCACCGCTCCCGCCATCCTACACCGTGGACATCCTTTGCCTTTGACCCATTAGCGCTCTTTTATGCCTCTAGAGAGAGAAAAATAAGATCAAATCCGGGAATTTAG
- a CDS encoding IS701 family transposase, producing MELVSRTATSTVTVVDEYCNAYRDLFPEVRTFENFKHLHVGMLSDIKRKTLPEIAKAVGLHDAQPLQNFLTDSPWSVVVLQDRRLELTLKMLQGRSFKLVIDETGDKKKGKTTDYVARQYIGNLGKVDNGIVSVNAYGVLGDLTFPLIFLIYKPRKRLEEKGIYKTKPQLAVEIIETLLKYGFNFDLVLADSLYGESPTFIAVLDKHKKPYLLAIRSNHARFSVQEREAIYEVWQEFERVFSDKKTQKRYIQQITCGDSKLITYWRITNDPETLPKNQTWYVKTNLKSDMADQLGNLYGFRNWVEYAFKQGKNELGWADFRLTNYHQIERWWELIMSAYFLVSLQANARNESDSESLHEKSSPPISTEPENFSNHKWWDFNLGWKSTLNNLRLVIQPYVFWNLIKPWLIVFLNPNLQLGFQKLIEIMNQFQGYITVNSG from the coding sequence GTGGAATTGGTTTCAAGAACGGCTACCTCGACTGTCACAGTGGTAGATGAGTATTGCAATGCGTATAGAGACTTGTTTCCAGAAGTAAGGACATTTGAGAACTTCAAACATCTACACGTAGGAATGTTATCTGATATCAAACGTAAAACTTTACCAGAAATCGCCAAGGCAGTGGGCTTACATGACGCACAACCACTGCAAAACTTTTTGACGGATTCACCTTGGTCAGTAGTAGTTTTGCAAGATAGAAGATTAGAACTGACTCTGAAAATGTTGCAGGGACGTTCATTTAAGTTGGTAATTGATGAAACCGGGGATAAAAAGAAAGGTAAGACGACTGATTATGTAGCAAGACAATATATTGGAAACTTAGGGAAAGTGGATAATGGGATAGTTTCAGTAAATGCTTATGGAGTGTTGGGAGACTTGACTTTTCCGTTAATATTTCTAATATATAAACCAAGGAAGAGATTGGAAGAAAAGGGAATATATAAAACCAAGCCACAATTGGCAGTGGAAATAATTGAAACCCTGCTAAAATATGGATTTAATTTTGACTTGGTTTTAGCTGATAGTTTGTATGGTGAAAGTCCAACATTCATCGCAGTATTAGACAAGCATAAAAAACCTTATTTACTTGCTATAAGAAGTAATCATGCCAGATTTAGCGTACAGGAGAGAGAGGCTATATATGAGGTATGGCAGGAGTTTGAGCGTGTATTTAGTGATAAAAAGACTCAAAAAAGATATATACAACAAATCACTTGTGGTGATTCAAAGCTCATAACATATTGGCGAATCACTAATGACCCAGAGACTTTACCAAAAAATCAGACGTGGTATGTCAAAACAAACTTGAAAAGTGATATGGCTGACCAATTAGGAAACCTTTATGGATTTCGTAATTGGGTAGAGTATGCTTTTAAGCAAGGTAAAAATGAACTAGGATGGGCTGACTTTAGACTTACTAATTATCACCAGATAGAAAGATGGTGGGAACTAATTATGAGTGCTTATTTCTTAGTAAGTTTACAAGCCAACGCTAGAAATGAATCTGATAGTGAAAGCCTCCATGAAAAAAGTTCACCGCCAATATCAACAGAACCAGAGAATTTTAGCAATCATAAATGGTGGGATTTTAATTTGGGATGGAAATCCACTTTAAACAATTTAAGATTAGTTATTCAACCATACGTATTCTGGAATTTAATTAAACCTTGGTTAATTGTTTTTCTTAACCCTAATTTACAGTTAGGATTCCAGAAATTGATAGAGATAATGAATCAATTTCAAGGTTATATCACTGTGAATTCGGGGTAA
- a CDS encoding histidine kinase, which translates to MPNNIKEQIQTDLKQVKETGQLRTERIREIVKSAVSQLSSELKQGSSDIRYLVKDAVSAVIENFQDKGAEIREEVTASIEGALEGVNSKRHNSIVQTQAELKKLQAQLDNEEEEIQQEVDGILAEIEDTGKDTTDDTKNAIASAINAIRDSEEVSLLKKRYAQLQAQLSIVRANLAARYGGRDGEVKDYIEEAKHWYDQARPQAEAVATQVDEKRSQLEDKLGEAGSAIARKERQIKLTLRELLLSAADMFKEKEPADKHEQLTKK; encoded by the coding sequence ATGCCTAACAATATCAAAGAACAAATTCAAACTGACTTGAAACAGGTTAAAGAAACCGGACAGTTAAGAACTGAGAGAATTCGCGAAATTGTCAAGTCTGCTGTTTCTCAGTTAAGTTCAGAGTTGAAACAAGGTTCTAGTGACATTCGTTATCTGGTAAAAGATGCGGTTTCTGCTGTGATTGAAAACTTTCAAGACAAAGGTGCAGAAATTAGAGAAGAAGTGACAGCTTCCATTGAAGGGGCTTTGGAAGGTGTTAACAGTAAAAGACACAACTCTATTGTGCAAACTCAGGCGGAACTGAAAAAGCTACAAGCTCAATTAGATAATGAAGAGGAAGAAATTCAGCAAGAAGTTGATGGTATTTTGGCAGAGATTGAAGACACTGGCAAAGATACAACTGATGATACAAAAAATGCCATTGCTTCTGCTATTAATGCCATTCGAGATAGTGAAGAAGTCTCTCTATTAAAGAAACGTTACGCTCAACTGCAAGCGCAATTATCCATTGTCAGAGCAAATTTGGCGGCGCGCTATGGCGGACGGGATGGGGAAGTTAAAGATTATATCGAGGAGGCAAAACACTGGTATGATCAAGCTCGTCCACAGGCTGAAGCTGTTGCTACACAAGTAGACGAGAAGCGATCGCAACTAGAAGATAAACTGGGTGAAGCTGGTTCTGCGATCGCTAGAAAAGAGCGTCAGATTAAACTAACTCTACGGGAGTTACTGCTATCAGCGGCTGATATGTTCAAGGAAAAAGAACCTGCTGATAAACATGAGCAACTTACTAAGAAGTAG
- a CDS encoding Uma2 family endonuclease translates to MVALPDYISMSAEEYLLWEPTQEQRYEYWDGEVVAMSGGTRNHNRVSLNFFKLLDDALADSFEIYIVDVKVQIEAGQKYFYPDVVVTCDQRDRDPQLIQFPCLIIEVLSPSTEAADRGKKFAKYRQSHTLQEYVLVQVAQPLVEVFRRNQQGQWVLSEYNLNHRLRLESVNVEIAIAHLYRQVQFEPEITENEIDE, encoded by the coding sequence ATGGTTGCTTTACCCGATTATATTTCAATGAGTGCAGAGGAATATCTGCTGTGGGAACCCACCCAAGAGCAACGCTACGAGTATTGGGATGGCGAAGTTGTGGCGATGAGTGGTGGTACACGCAACCATAATCGGGTTTCTCTCAATTTCTTCAAGCTCTTAGATGATGCCCTAGCTGACTCCTTTGAAATATACATTGTAGATGTGAAGGTACAGATAGAAGCAGGGCAGAAGTATTTTTATCCCGATGTGGTAGTGACTTGCGATCAGCGCGATCGCGATCCACAATTGATACAATTTCCCTGCTTAATCATCGAAGTGCTATCACCTTCCACAGAAGCAGCCGATAGGGGAAAGAAGTTTGCCAAATATCGCCAATCGCACACCTTACAAGAATATGTATTAGTCCAAGTAGCGCAACCATTAGTAGAAGTATTTCGGCGCAACCAACAGGGGCAATGGGTACTATCAGAGTATAATTTAAACCATAGATTGCGACTGGAATCAGTGAATGTGGAAATAGCGATCGCTCATTTGTACCGACAAGTGCAGTTTGAACCCGAAATTACCGAAAACGAAATAGATGAATAA
- a CDS encoding site-specific DNA-methyltransferase, with protein sequence MKVPVPEDKARKIASKEHNTYIAEGIAPHKATQSAPSSLLQTFSEDLKYNLSVKQKVLETELFKILGNPFYAENGFILYHGDSTDFLHKLSSTNINIDLTVTSPPYNIGKEYEAPMSVDEYVESCSQWMSQIYKITKPDGAFWLNVGHFEVPKKGLCVPIPYLLWDKSPFYLLQEVVWQYGAGVSTKYRLSARNEKWLFYIKNSQKYTFNLDEIRDPNVKYPNQKKNGKYRCNPLGKNPSDVWEFPKITTGEKRSSKERTGHPAQFPLGIMERVVKASSNQLELVLDPFAGSGSTGIAAAGLGRIFLGFEIKSDYCKMAVNRFKAFQVERESFSEWK encoded by the coding sequence ATGAAGGTTCCAGTCCCAGAGGATAAGGCACGAAAGATAGCAAGTAAAGAGCATAATACTTATATTGCTGAAGGAATTGCACCGCACAAAGCCACCCAGTCGGCTCCATCTTCATTACTACAAACTTTTTCGGAAGATTTAAAATATAATCTCTCTGTTAAACAAAAAGTTTTAGAAACAGAATTATTTAAAATTTTAGGTAATCCATTTTATGCTGAAAATGGATTTATTCTTTATCACGGTGATTCAACGGATTTTTTACACAAACTCAGTTCAACTAATATCAATATTGATTTAACTGTTACGTCTCCGCCCTATAACATTGGCAAAGAATATGAAGCACCAATGTCTGTAGATGAGTATGTCGAAAGTTGTTCGCAATGGATGTCTCAAATTTATAAAATTACCAAACCTGATGGGGCATTTTGGTTAAATGTGGGACATTTTGAAGTTCCCAAAAAGGGTTTATGTGTACCTATACCTTATTTATTATGGGATAAGTCACCGTTCTATTTACTTCAAGAAGTGGTTTGGCAATATGGCGCTGGTGTTTCCACAAAATATCGTCTCAGTGCACGTAATGAAAAATGGCTTTTTTATATTAAGAACTCTCAGAAGTATACTTTCAATTTAGATGAGATTCGTGACCCAAATGTGAAATATCCTAATCAGAAAAAGAATGGTAAATATAGATGTAATCCTCTGGGTAAAAATCCCTCTGATGTTTGGGAATTTCCTAAAATTACTACTGGTGAAAAACGCAGTTCCAAGGAGCGCACTGGACATCCAGCACAGTTTCCTTTAGGGATTATGGAAAGAGTTGTGAAAGCTTCTTCAAATCAACTGGAATTAGTGCTTGACCCGTTTGCAGGTTCTGGTTCTACTGGGATTGCAGCAGCAGGATTAGGACGGATATTTTTAGGTTTTGAAATTAAATCTGATTACTGCAAAATGGCGGTGAATAGATTTAAAGCATTTCAGGTGGAAAGGGAGAGTTTTTCTGAATGGAAATAA
- a CDS encoding DUF3368 domain-containing protein, translated as MIVISDTSAITNLAAIHYLQLLPQLYNKVIIPEAVYRELTDIDFPVPGIREVETALWLEVRQVLNREVVQRLQDEVKLDPGESEAIALVLELHADLLLIDERRGRAEANRLGVRITGLLGILIEAKRKNLIIAVKPLMDALITTSEFRVSPALYKQILDIANET; from the coding sequence GTGATAGTCATCAGCGATACATCAGCAATCACTAATTTGGCAGCAATTCACTATTTACAACTTCTGCCTCAACTCTATAATAAAGTCATTATTCCTGAAGCAGTTTATCGTGAACTTACAGATATAGATTTCCCTGTTCCAGGAATCCGCGAAGTTGAAACTGCCCTATGGTTGGAAGTTAGGCAAGTGCTTAACCGTGAGGTAGTTCAACGTCTTCAAGATGAGGTAAAATTAGATCCTGGAGAGTCTGAAGCGATCGCCCTTGTGCTAGAACTTCATGCGGATTTGCTGTTGATTGATGAGCGTCGTGGTAGAGCCGAGGCTAATCGTTTAGGGGTAAGAATTACTGGATTACTAGGTATTTTAATTGAGGCAAAGCGGAAGAATTTGATTATTGCTGTAAAGCCTCTAATGGATGCCTTGATAACTACTTCAGAGTTCAGAGTATCTCCAGCACTATACAAGCAGATTTTAGATATAGCGAATGAAACTTAA
- a CDS encoding UPF0175 family protein, producing MSVVISDEILQASQLTPSEFRQEIAIHLFQTGRLTLGYASKLADMPLNNFRHFLKQRKIPLYSYDVEDFELDLKNLRELGRL from the coding sequence ATGAGTGTTGTTATTTCAGACGAAATTCTGCAAGCATCTCAGCTGACACCTAGCGAGTTTCGCCAGGAGATCGCAATACACCTGTTCCAAACAGGTCGTTTGACCCTGGGCTATGCTAGTAAATTGGCAGATATGCCCCTGAATAATTTTCGCCACTTCCTCAAACAACGAAAGATTCCACTTTACTCTTATGATGTTGAAGATTTTGAACTGGACTTGAAGAACTTGCGAGAATTAGGGCGATTGTGA